The following are encoded together in the Clostridia bacterium genome:
- a CDS encoding ABC transporter ATP-binding protein translates to MLLLRGVTKVFNRGSVNEKTALDGVDLHVARGDFVTIIGSNGAGKSTLLNAIAGMWPVDQGQIILGGEDITGTPDYRRAGLIGRVFQDPMVGTAASMTIEENMALAAKRGQRRGLKIGLQKSLRSRIREELARLDLGLENRLTTPVGLLSGGQRQALTLLMATLQQPKLLLLDEHTAALDPKTGEKVLALTQELVRELGLTTLMVTHNIVDSLRVGNRTIMMHEGKIVLDIQGEERQKLTPQDVLRLFERNSGKQLANDRMLLVKAKQSNGA, encoded by the coding sequence GTAGACCTTCATGTGGCCCGGGGGGATTTCGTGACCATCATCGGCAGTAACGGGGCGGGCAAATCCACCCTGCTCAATGCCATCGCCGGGATGTGGCCGGTGGATCAAGGGCAGATCATCTTAGGCGGTGAGGATATCACCGGCACTCCCGATTACCGGCGGGCCGGTTTAATCGGGCGGGTGTTCCAAGATCCCATGGTGGGAACGGCGGCTTCCATGACCATTGAAGAAAACATGGCCCTGGCGGCCAAACGGGGACAGCGGCGCGGCCTGAAGATAGGTTTGCAGAAATCCTTGCGCAGCAGGATTAGGGAGGAACTGGCCCGGCTGGACCTGGGCTTGGAAAACAGGTTGACGACGCCGGTGGGGCTCTTGTCGGGGGGCCAGCGGCAAGCCCTGACCCTGCTCATGGCGACCCTGCAGCAGCCCAAGCTGCTCCTGTTGGATGAACACACGGCAGCCCTGGACCCGAAAACGGGAGAAAAAGTGCTGGCTTTGACGCAAGAACTGGTGCGGGAATTAGGTTTGACTACTCTCATGGTCACCCACAATATTGTCGATTCCCTGCGGGTGGGAAACAGGACCATTATGATGCATGAGGGTAAAATCGTACTGGATATCCAGGGGGAGGAACGGCAAAAGCTTACCCCGCAAGATGTGCTGCGTTTATTTGAAAGGAACAGCGGCAAGCAGCTGGCTAACGACCGGATGCTGCTGGTGAAAGCCAAACAATCCAATG